A region of Pseudomonas marginalis DNA encodes the following proteins:
- a CDS encoding GNAT family N-acetyltransferase — MPTLEARNQQAALAYAAQPRPHWIDQLDDGRHVLVRPLGADDREREYTFIKGLSRESRHARFLGEINEPGKTLMDQLMDVDNQQRLAFIALVHDNGQLIEIGVARYAEARTDECECAVTVADAWQHLGLGRLLMQHLMTAARANGFKRMYTVDAATNAPLRELNQALGFHSVIDPDDHGYLHNFQ; from the coding sequence ATGCCTACCCTCGAAGCACGCAACCAGCAGGCCGCCCTCGCCTACGCAGCGCAACCGAGACCCCACTGGATCGATCAGCTCGACGATGGCCGTCATGTGCTGGTGCGCCCCCTCGGCGCCGACGACCGTGAACGGGAATACACGTTCATCAAGGGCCTGTCCCGTGAATCTCGGCACGCGCGCTTCCTGGGCGAAATCAACGAGCCCGGCAAGACCCTGATGGACCAATTGATGGATGTCGATAACCAGCAACGCCTGGCCTTTATCGCCCTGGTGCACGACAACGGCCAGTTGATCGAAATCGGCGTGGCCCGCTATGCAGAGGCCAGGACGGATGAATGCGAATGCGCGGTCACCGTGGCCGATGCCTGGCAGCACCTGGGCCTGGGGCGCCTTTTGATGCAGCACCTGATGACGGCGGCCCGCGCCAATGGCTTCAAACGCATGTACACGGTCGACGCGGCAACCAATGCGCCGTTGCGCGAGTTGAACCAGGCCTTGGGATTCCACAGCGTCATCGACCCGGATGACCATGGGTATCTACACAACTTCCAGTGA
- a CDS encoding sensor histidine kinase, translated as MDKPVTGPPLEAQSRAEKIVEFKRQKNLLKTGALQDAIFNSAYFSSIATDEKGVIQIFNVGAERMLGYAADDVLNRITPADISDPAELITRAAALSLELDTPITPGFEALVFKASRGIEDIYELTYIRKDGSRLSAMVSVTALRNRHDTIIGYLLIGTDNTARKHEEAERKGFERALEEKNLELEHASHMKSEFLATMSHELRTPLNAVIGFSEALKDGLVGDMSETQREYIGDIFTSGQHLLSLINDILDLSKVEAGMMDLELEAVELEGLLSNSLLIVREKAALQRIQLKLESQGDFGTLALDLRKTKQIIYNLLANAVKFSAHGSTVTLAVRQVARAQVGRVPGDWPMHGFALQPSAHQQFLELSVSDTGIGIAEDDMGKLFKAFSQIDSSLARKFEGTGLGLAMVKQLVDLHGGSVAVASREGQGARFVVWLPLHRGTEAQWPIS; from the coding sequence ATGGACAAACCCGTCACTGGACCACCGCTTGAAGCCCAATCACGGGCTGAAAAAATCGTCGAATTCAAACGCCAGAAAAACCTGCTGAAAACCGGTGCCCTGCAAGACGCAATCTTCAACAGCGCCTACTTCTCCAGCATCGCCACCGATGAAAAGGGCGTGATCCAGATCTTCAATGTCGGCGCCGAACGCATGCTCGGCTATGCCGCCGACGATGTCCTCAACCGCATTACCCCCGCCGACATCTCCGACCCCGCCGAACTGATCACCCGCGCCGCCGCCCTCAGCCTGGAGCTGGACACGCCGATCACGCCGGGCTTCGAAGCGCTGGTGTTCAAGGCGTCCCGCGGCATCGAGGATATTTACGAGCTGACCTATATTCGCAAGGACGGCAGCCGCCTGTCGGCCATGGTCTCGGTGACGGCGCTGCGCAACCGGCATGACACCATCATCGGCTATCTGCTGATCGGCACCGACAACACCGCACGCAAACACGAAGAAGCCGAACGCAAGGGCTTTGAGCGCGCGCTGGAGGAAAAGAACCTGGAGCTGGAACATGCCAGCCATATGAAGTCCGAGTTCCTCGCCACCATGTCCCACGAATTGCGCACACCATTGAATGCGGTGATCGGTTTTTCCGAGGCGTTGAAGGACGGGCTGGTGGGCGACATGAGTGAGACCCAGCGCGAATACATCGGCGACATCTTCACCAGCGGCCAGCACCTGTTGTCGCTGATCAACGACATTCTCGACCTGTCCAAGGTCGAAGCCGGGATGATGGACCTGGAGCTGGAAGCCGTGGAGCTGGAGGGCCTGCTGTCCAACAGCCTGTTGATCGTGCGCGAAAAAGCCGCCCTGCAACGCATCCAGTTGAAGCTCGAAAGCCAGGGCGACTTCGGCACACTGGCCCTGGACCTGCGCAAGACCAAGCAGATCATCTACAACTTGCTGGCCAATGCGGTGAAATTCAGCGCCCACGGCAGTACCGTGACCCTGGCGGTGCGCCAAGTGGCCCGCGCACAGGTCGGGCGAGTGCCCGGCGATTGGCCGATGCACGGGTTTGCCCTGCAACCCAGCGCCCACCAGCAGTTCCTCGAATTGAGCGTCAGCGACACCGGTATCGGTATTGCCGAGGACGACATGGGCAAGCTGTTCAAGGCCTTCAGCCAGATCGACAGCAGCCTGGCGCGCAAATTCGAAGGCACTGGCCTGGGCTTGGCGATGGTCAAGCAACTGGTCGACCTGCACGGTGGCAGTGTTGCGGTG